A genomic segment from Candidatus Brocadia sinica JPN1 encodes:
- a CDS encoding M48 family metallopeptidase: protein MFKTRFFVLLTTIVFFVGCSTVPITGRKQLSFIPQNQLITSSADSYRQLISESKLSGDAQKKQMVVDVGRRIASSAEEFMRENGMEKEIQNYHWEFKLIEDDKTVNAFCMPGGKIAVYTGILPVTRDEDGLAVVMGHEVAHALANHGGERMSQLLIVQMGATSLSAALSGQPEQTRQLLMQAFGLGANVGVLLPYSRSHELEADHIGLILMARAGYDPRTAIPFWQRMNNLGGERPPEFLSTHPAPEKRIQDLQNELPEAMKYYKQF, encoded by the coding sequence ATGTTCAAAACGAGATTTTTCGTCTTACTTACTACAATAGTATTTTTCGTTGGTTGTTCTACCGTGCCAATAACGGGGAGAAAACAGCTTTCTTTCATACCACAGAACCAGCTTATTACCTCGAGCGCCGATAGCTATCGTCAACTGATATCTGAATCAAAGCTCTCAGGTGATGCACAAAAGAAACAAATGGTTGTTGATGTGGGTCGCAGAATCGCATCGTCAGCTGAAGAGTTTATGCGTGAAAACGGGATGGAAAAGGAAATACAGAACTACCATTGGGAATTTAAACTTATTGAGGATGATAAGACCGTAAATGCCTTTTGCATGCCCGGAGGAAAAATTGCCGTGTATACCGGAATACTTCCGGTTACACGGGACGAGGATGGACTGGCGGTTGTGATGGGACATGAGGTTGCACATGCGCTGGCAAATCATGGCGGCGAAAGAATGAGTCAACTCCTCATCGTTCAAATGGGAGCAACCTCTCTATCTGCAGCGCTCAGCGGCCAACCGGAACAAACCCGGCAACTATTGATGCAAGCATTTGGGTTAGGCGCAAATGTAGGTGTTCTTTTGCCATATAGCCGCAGTCATGAACTGGAGGCAGACCATATTGGTCTTATTCTGATGGCAAGGGCTGGTTATGATCCCCGAACTGCCATCCCGTTCTGGCAAAGAATGAATAACCTTGGTGGAGAACGGCCACCTGAATTTTTATCTACGCATCCGGCGCCTGAAAAAAGGATTCAAGACCTTCAGAATGAACTTCCTGAAGCAATGAAATATTACAAACAGTTTTAA
- a CDS encoding cold-shock protein: MANGTVKWFNDKKGFGFISQDNGQDVFVHQTSIETEGFRTLAEGDKVEFEVIKDQKGYKATKVVKL, translated from the coding sequence ATGGCAAATGGAACAGTGAAGTGGTTCAATGACAAGAAGGGATTTGGCTTTATTTCCCAGGATAACGGTCAGGATGTGTTTGTGCATCAAACATCGATCGAAACTGAGGGTTTTAGAACCCTTGCAGAGGGAGACAAGGTCGAGTTCGAAGTCATAAAGGACCAGAAGGGCTACAAAGCCACAAAAGTCGTCAAATTATAA
- the ppdK gene encoding pyruvate, phosphate dikinase gives MSPKYVYFFGNGSAEGRADMKHLLGGKGANLAEMTNLGIPVPPGFTITTEVCDAYYKNNQQYPKGLSEEIEQNLSRLEKLMGAKLGDPDNPLLVSVRSGAAASMPGMMDTVLNLGLTPDAVNRLMKKTGNERFVWDAYRRFITMFGDVVMGVERHSFEEILDKYKKKAQVKSDTELTTDQLKKIVEEFKAVYKKKTRENFPNDPKVQLKKAIDAVFASWNNPRAVKYRQLYEIKGLLGTAVNVQAMVFGNMGNHSATGVCFTRNPSTGENKFYGEFLINAQGEDVVAGIRTPEPIANLEKEMPEVYKQLVKYKNILENHFKDVQDIEFTIQENRLFMLQTRTGKRTTQAAVKIAVDMVKEGLIDKKTAISRINPNELDQLLHPTFDPKAKKEIIAAGLPASPGAATGKVVFSAEDAEKWTLEKKEKVILVRKETSPEDIGGMHVAKGILTTRGGMTSHAAVVARGMGKCCVAGCGSLHVDYKTQTFKVDGKIIKRGDYISIDGSTGEVMLGMVPTVEPGLSGDFATLMEWADDVRKLKIRTNADTPTDAKKARELGAEGIGLCRTEHMFFGENRIDSVRQMILSAPDVKNLKIKITALEKELAKATNNKTDAIKKELMQVKKELKEPLNLYTSALKKLLPMQRRDFEQIFTTMDGLPVTIRFLDPPLHEFLPQEEYNQKEMARQMKISLKEVQEKVSALHELNPMLGHRGCRLGITYPEIYDMQVQAIIEAACNVKKKGIAVYPEIMLPIISTEQEFNLLKDNVHRIAKNVMEKKGMQIEYMVGTMIELPRAALIADKIAKHAEFFSFGTNDLTQMTFGFSRDDVGSFVPDYIEKGILEKDPFQILDQEGTGQLVEIGIKKGRSTRPELKVGICGEHGGNPQTILFCHKVGMNYVSCSPFRVPIARLAAAQASLQQPVSQATV, from the coding sequence ATGTCGCCTAAGTATGTTTATTTCTTTGGCAACGGCTCTGCCGAGGGGAGGGCTGATATGAAACACCTGCTGGGTGGCAAGGGTGCTAACCTTGCAGAAATGACCAATCTGGGTATCCCCGTCCCCCCCGGATTTACCATAACCACAGAGGTTTGTGATGCGTATTATAAGAATAATCAGCAGTACCCGAAAGGTCTTTCCGAAGAAATAGAACAGAATCTGTCCCGTTTAGAAAAACTTATGGGGGCAAAATTAGGTGATCCAGACAATCCTTTATTGGTATCCGTCCGGAGTGGCGCCGCAGCGTCCATGCCAGGGATGATGGATACGGTTTTAAACCTTGGTTTAACTCCGGATGCCGTTAATAGGCTTATGAAAAAGACAGGCAACGAACGTTTTGTGTGGGATGCTTACCGACGGTTTATCACCATGTTTGGTGACGTTGTCATGGGTGTGGAGCGCCACTCTTTTGAAGAGATTCTTGATAAATACAAAAAGAAGGCACAGGTAAAAAGTGATACAGAACTCACAACTGACCAGCTTAAAAAAATTGTCGAAGAATTTAAAGCCGTTTATAAAAAGAAGACACGTGAAAATTTTCCCAACGACCCAAAAGTACAACTCAAGAAGGCAATCGATGCGGTATTTGCCTCATGGAATAATCCGCGTGCCGTAAAATACCGGCAACTTTATGAAATTAAGGGACTTCTTGGAACGGCAGTAAACGTCCAGGCCATGGTCTTCGGAAATATGGGAAATCACTCTGCCACGGGCGTATGTTTTACGCGAAATCCCTCGACCGGTGAAAACAAATTCTACGGTGAATTCCTCATCAATGCCCAGGGTGAAGATGTCGTTGCCGGAATCCGTACCCCTGAACCGATTGCCAATCTTGAAAAAGAAATGCCGGAGGTTTACAAACAACTCGTCAAATACAAAAATATCCTGGAAAACCACTTTAAAGATGTCCAGGATATAGAGTTCACCATCCAGGAAAACCGGTTGTTCATGTTACAGACAAGGACCGGCAAACGTACCACCCAGGCGGCAGTGAAGATTGCGGTTGATATGGTGAAAGAAGGGCTGATTGACAAAAAGACAGCAATTTCTCGTATTAATCCCAATGAACTTGATCAGCTGTTACACCCAACTTTTGACCCCAAGGCAAAGAAAGAGATTATCGCAGCGGGGCTTCCGGCCTCACCGGGTGCAGCTACGGGAAAGGTAGTATTTAGCGCTGAAGACGCTGAAAAATGGACTCTTGAAAAGAAAGAAAAGGTTATTCTGGTCAGAAAAGAAACCTCACCCGAGGACATTGGGGGAATGCATGTTGCGAAAGGTATCCTGACAACACGCGGCGGCATGACTTCTCATGCAGCCGTGGTGGCAAGGGGAATGGGGAAATGCTGTGTTGCCGGATGCGGTTCATTACATGTGGATTATAAAACCCAGACCTTTAAGGTGGATGGCAAGATAATAAAAAGGGGGGATTATATCTCGATAGATGGTAGTACCGGCGAAGTGATGTTGGGAATGGTTCCTACTGTTGAACCCGGACTCAGCGGAGATTTTGCCACACTTATGGAATGGGCTGATGATGTCCGTAAACTGAAGATCAGAACAAATGCCGATACACCAACGGATGCAAAAAAGGCGAGGGAATTGGGTGCAGAGGGTATTGGACTCTGCAGAACTGAACACATGTTCTTTGGCGAAAACAGAATTGATTCCGTTCGTCAGATGATACTTTCCGCTCCGGACGTAAAAAATTTAAAGATAAAGATTACTGCGCTGGAGAAGGAACTGGCAAAGGCCACAAATAATAAAACAGATGCTATTAAAAAGGAATTAATGCAAGTCAAAAAAGAGCTCAAAGAACCATTGAATTTATATACATCAGCCCTTAAAAAACTGCTTCCCATGCAGCGTCGTGATTTTGAACAGATATTCACAACAATGGACGGGCTTCCGGTTACGATAAGATTCCTCGATCCGCCTCTTCATGAATTTCTTCCACAGGAAGAATACAATCAGAAAGAAATGGCAAGACAGATGAAGATCAGCCTGAAAGAGGTGCAGGAGAAGGTATCTGCGCTTCATGAATTAAATCCCATGCTGGGTCATCGTGGCTGCAGGCTGGGTATCACATACCCAGAAATTTACGACATGCAGGTGCAGGCCATCATTGAGGCTGCCTGTAACGTGAAGAAAAAAGGTATTGCCGTATATCCGGAGATCATGTTACCCATTATTAGTACTGAACAGGAATTCAATCTATTAAAAGACAATGTCCATAGAATTGCGAAAAATGTTATGGAGAAGAAGGGTATGCAGATTGAGTATATGGTAGGCACCATGATTGAGCTTCCACGAGCGGCCCTGATAGCGGATAAGATTGCCAAACATGCAGAATTCTTCTCCTTTGGGACGAATGACCTTACCCAGATGACCTTTGGTTTTAGCCGTGATGATGTGGGTTCCTTTGTACCTGATTACATTGAAAAAGGTATTCTTGAGAAAGATCCATTCCAGATATTGGATCAGGAAGGTACTGGACAACTCGTGGAGATTGGGATTAAGAAGGGACGAAGCACTCGGCCCGAACTAAAGGTAGGTATCTGCGGTGAGCACGGTGGTAACCCGCAAACCATCTTATTCTGCCATAAGGTGGGAATGAACTATGTAAGTTGCTCGCCATTTCGGGTACCTATTGCCCGGCTAGCAGCGGCACAGGCGTCTTTACAGCAGCCGGTATCACAGGCAACTGTTTGA